The Agromyces hippuratus genome has a window encoding:
- a CDS encoding Lrp/AsnC family transcriptional regulator, translating to MTNNGRSSQSRPVQLDEVSKAIIEQLQADGRRSYADVGKAVGLSEAAVRQRVQRLTESGVMQIVAVTDPMQLGFTTQAMIGIRTAGDTRVLAARLAEIPEIDYVVLTAGSFDVMAEVVCENDDELLELLNTRIRVIEGVQSTETFVYLKLQKQFYNWGTR from the coding sequence ATGACGAACAACGGGCGTTCCTCGCAGTCCCGACCCGTGCAGCTCGACGAGGTCTCGAAGGCGATCATCGAGCAGCTGCAGGCCGATGGACGGCGTTCGTACGCCGATGTCGGAAAGGCCGTCGGCCTGTCGGAGGCCGCCGTGCGCCAGCGCGTGCAGCGGCTCACCGAGTCGGGCGTCATGCAGATCGTGGCCGTGACCGACCCGATGCAGCTCGGCTTCACCACGCAGGCGATGATCGGCATCCGCACGGCGGGTGACACCCGCGTGCTCGCCGCTCGCCTCGCCGAGATCCCCGAGATCGACTACGTCGTACTCACCGCCGGCAGCTTCGACGTGATGGCCGAGGTCGTCTGCGAGAACGACGACGAGCTGCTCGAACTCCTGAACACGCGCATCCGCGTGATCGAGGGCGTGCAGTCGACCGAGACGTTCGTCTACCTGAAGCTCCAGAAGCAGTTCTACAACTGGGGCACCCGCTGA
- a CDS encoding FHA domain-containing protein: MVSGAVSSSASAGAPAWDVIVGDRFIAALAAPAPEAVLSALSEAASDGRLVLEALVGLVPSGRVDPVESFGLVWWAEAEAEATSVTVVVRGDAVVDLASPGGSRRFDARGIRPWHLADFDDVVALRITDAATPLEREQTAGEPVVPRRASLRASSVEWSAAGPADAPAPTPWLDADTLLAPRQREADLAASVADTVITPRQVRRVPDATGTTPTDSPASPTAAAADPAPNGPRFRIGDGRPVTVTAPVLIGRKPLPPRIAGSGMPPELLTVESPAAIVSGTHLELRVVGTRLVATDLHSTNGTVLRTASGTRRLRAGESVVVLPGTRLDLGDDTIIEILLAQGSPGA, translated from the coding sequence ATGGTCTCAGGCGCTGTCTCGAGTTCGGCGTCGGCCGGTGCACCCGCGTGGGACGTGATCGTGGGAGACCGGTTCATCGCGGCGCTCGCCGCACCCGCTCCCGAAGCGGTGCTGAGCGCACTCTCCGAAGCGGCGAGCGACGGCCGACTCGTGCTCGAGGCGCTCGTCGGGCTGGTGCCGTCGGGCCGCGTCGACCCGGTGGAGTCGTTCGGTCTCGTCTGGTGGGCGGAGGCGGAGGCGGAGGCGACGAGCGTGACCGTCGTCGTTCGCGGCGACGCGGTCGTCGACCTCGCCTCACCGGGCGGCAGCCGCAGGTTCGATGCACGCGGCATCCGCCCGTGGCACCTCGCCGACTTCGACGACGTGGTGGCGCTGCGCATCACCGACGCTGCGACGCCGCTCGAACGCGAGCAGACCGCGGGCGAGCCGGTGGTGCCTCGACGGGCGAGCCTGCGAGCCTCCTCGGTCGAGTGGTCGGCGGCGGGGCCGGCGGATGCCCCTGCTCCCACGCCCTGGCTCGACGCCGACACGTTGCTCGCGCCCCGCCAGCGGGAGGCGGATCTCGCGGCATCCGTCGCCGACACGGTCATCACCCCGCGGCAGGTGCGGCGCGTCCCGGATGCCACCGGCACCACGCCGACCGACTCGCCCGCGTCTCCGACAGCCGCCGCAGCGGATCCAGCGCCGAACGGCCCTCGCTTCCGCATCGGCGACGGCCGGCCCGTGACGGTCACGGCACCCGTGCTCATCGGTCGGAAGCCACTGCCTCCGCGCATCGCCGGCAGCGGCATGCCGCCCGAACTCCTCACGGTCGAATCGCCGGCCGCGATCGTCTCGGGCACCCACCTCGAGCTGCGCGTCGTCGGCACCCGACTCGTCGCGACCGACCTGCACTCGACCAACGGCACCGTGCTCCGCACGGCGTCCGGCACACGTCGGCTCCGTGCGGGAGAGTCGGTCGTGGTGCTTCCCGGCACCCGTCTCGATCTCGGAGACGATACGATCATCGAGATCCTCCTCGCCCAGGGTTCCCCCGGCGCATGA
- a CDS encoding PP2C family protein-serine/threonine phosphatase, with the protein MTQIGNGNARHRITLPDGTEVTLAWAAVTDTGLRREVNEDSFVAQAPIFAVADGMGGHAAGDFASAAVVTRLAEHGGKALVGTPEIDHALRLAVQDMGRGAGVTDEGSGTTVTGAAIGAIADEPAWIVFNIGDSRVYRLVGGVLEQLTVDHSIVQELVDAGQITREEADTHPHSNVITRAVGFHEAPIPDYRAIAVEPGMRLLVCSDGLTKELTTYGIRHFLVANAKAEKAAHQLLEAALGNGGRDNVTAIVIDVLKVVRPAGAQPSGEVEPAHR; encoded by the coding sequence GTGACCCAGATCGGCAATGGCAACGCCCGCCATCGGATCACGCTGCCCGACGGCACCGAGGTCACCCTCGCCTGGGCAGCGGTCACCGACACCGGACTGCGCCGCGAGGTGAACGAAGACAGCTTCGTCGCCCAGGCGCCGATCTTCGCCGTGGCCGACGGCATGGGCGGTCACGCCGCGGGCGACTTCGCGAGCGCCGCGGTCGTCACCCGGCTCGCCGAGCACGGCGGCAAGGCCCTCGTCGGCACGCCCGAGATCGACCACGCGCTCCGCCTCGCAGTGCAGGACATGGGCCGCGGCGCCGGAGTCACCGACGAGGGCAGCGGCACGACGGTCACCGGTGCCGCGATCGGGGCGATCGCCGACGAGCCGGCCTGGATCGTGTTCAACATCGGCGATTCGCGCGTCTACCGACTGGTGGGCGGCGTGCTCGAGCAGTTGACGGTCGACCACTCGATCGTGCAGGAACTCGTCGACGCGGGGCAGATCACGCGCGAAGAGGCCGACACGCACCCGCACTCGAACGTGATCACGCGTGCCGTCGGCTTCCACGAGGCACCGATCCCCGACTATCGCGCGATCGCCGTCGAGCCAGGCATGCGGCTCCTCGTCTGCTCCGACGGGCTCACGAAGGAGCTCACGACCTATGGCATCCGCCACTTCCTCGTCGCCAATGCGAAGGCCGAGAAGGCCGCGCACCAGCTGCTCGAGGCTGCGCTGGGCAACGGAGGACGCGACAACGTCACGGCGATCGTGATCGACGTCCTGAAGGTCGTGCGCCCCGCGGGCGCGCAGCCGTCGGGCGAGGTCGAGCCGGCGCACCGCTGA
- a CDS encoding serine/threonine-protein kinase has protein sequence MSRRLPSTPPNLPGFAFIRVLGSGGFADVFLYEQNMPRRLVAVKVLLAEVVNDDLRQMFQAEANLMAQLSSHPSILTVYQASVAADGRPYLVMEYCSASLGQRYRAVQLPLAEVLAVGVRIASAVETAHRQGVLHRDIKPSNILTTAYGHPVLSDFGIAATLGEAESSDAVGLSIPWSAPEVLHDEVSGSVASEVWSLGATVYSLLAGRSPFETPGGDNGSGALMGRIDKAKYTPTGRPDVPKSLEQVLARSMSRRPSSRQSSALEFVRDLQSVEEELGLSQTPLEVAMDDWALATAVDVDEQTRISGAHGIGDGAPRRRRARSGALGSTRSEADSRPRDLGTSRIRTTPPTSARLAWGISLVSVLLIALVGAGAYFVIQGTRSIPVVTDVQGVDAGETVTFSWNDPGLQSSDAYVVTVDGETLPLQREARVTVPAEDGDRVCASVRVVRDGKSGASSAERCVEVSVDLGAGA, from the coding sequence GTGTCTCGACGACTGCCGTCCACGCCTCCGAACCTGCCGGGTTTCGCGTTCATCCGCGTGCTCGGGTCGGGCGGATTCGCCGACGTCTTCCTCTACGAGCAGAACATGCCGCGACGCCTCGTCGCGGTGAAGGTGCTGCTCGCCGAGGTCGTCAACGACGACCTGCGGCAGATGTTCCAGGCCGAGGCGAACCTCATGGCCCAGCTCTCCTCCCACCCGTCGATCCTCACGGTCTACCAGGCCAGCGTCGCGGCCGACGGCCGGCCGTACCTGGTGATGGAGTACTGCTCCGCCTCGCTCGGACAGCGCTACCGTGCCGTGCAGCTGCCGCTGGCCGAGGTGCTCGCCGTCGGCGTGCGCATCGCGAGTGCGGTCGAGACGGCGCATCGGCAGGGCGTGCTGCACCGGGACATCAAGCCGTCGAACATCCTCACCACCGCGTACGGTCACCCCGTGCTCTCCGACTTCGGCATCGCGGCGACACTCGGCGAGGCCGAGTCGTCCGACGCGGTCGGCCTGTCGATCCCGTGGTCGGCGCCCGAGGTGCTGCACGACGAGGTGTCGGGCAGTGTCGCGAGCGAGGTCTGGTCGCTCGGCGCCACCGTCTACTCGCTCCTCGCCGGTCGCAGTCCGTTCGAGACGCCGGGCGGCGACAACGGATCCGGCGCGCTCATGGGTCGGATCGACAAGGCGAAGTACACGCCCACCGGGCGCCCCGACGTGCCGAAGAGCCTCGAGCAGGTGCTCGCGCGTTCGATGTCGCGTCGGCCGTCGAGCCGGCAGTCGAGTGCGCTCGAGTTCGTCCGCGACCTGCAGTCGGTCGAGGAGGAGCTCGGGCTCTCCCAGACGCCGCTCGAGGTCGCGATGGACGACTGGGCGCTCGCGACCGCCGTCGACGTCGACGAGCAGACCCGCATCAGCGGGGCCCACGGCATCGGCGACGGCGCACCGCGACGGCGGCGCGCGCGGAGCGGGGCCCTCGGCTCCACCCGGTCGGAGGCGGACTCCCGCCCTCGTGACCTCGGCACGAGCCGCATCCGCACGACCCCGCCGACGTCGGCTCGCCTCGCGTGGGGCATCTCCCTCGTCTCGGTGCTGCTGATCGCGCTCGTCGGCGCCGGCGCGTACTTCGTGATCCAGGGCACCAGGTCGATCCCCGTCGTGACCGACGTGCAGGGCGTCGATGCGGGTGAGACCGTGACCTTCTCCTGGAACGACCCGGGGCTCCAGAGCTCCGATGCGTACGTCGTGACCGTCGACGGCGAGACCCTGCCGTTGCAGCGAGAGGCGCGGGTGACCGTGCCGGCCGAAGACGGCGACCGGGTCTGCGCGAGCGTGCGGGTCGTGCGCGACGGAAAGTCGGGCGCCTCCAGCGCCGAGCGCTGCGTCGAGGTGTCCGTCGACCTGGGTGCGGGTGCATGA
- a CDS encoding Ig-like domain-containing protein has product MMLRLPDLTRLPKPRSAAVTAAATTAVVALVAGVAIASGGYAAQRVDLGDAAVWVSSNEYQAIGRANTALLELNSVVETGSTGTEIVQQGATVLALDRARATVRIVDATTSSLTETVAVPPDDATLALAGSQVVLTSDGDVWTTPVDRFAQFDADTEPMLAFGTGSVTSVDPDGTLFAYTPSTGDVARVDAAEAETVRTRWQAGAVARDAEVQITSVADRWAVFDEGTRTLHLDRGPVDLSALIAANDSPVLQRPSSSGDVVAIATRQGLITVGLDGDEPRTRVDEGLGLPAAPYVHDGCLYAAWARGAVWRSCTAGGDEDPVGLPSATSSGDYTYLANGATLVLNERRTGKTWAVGAEFGLIDNWEALLEIERDEETIEQNDPETPPTIEKSQVPPVAADDEFGARPGRTTQLPVLLNDYDANGDAMVVDAVDGELPAGVTLDRIADNQQLQLVLGDEASGVITFGYTVDDGFGGTAHATVSVTVRDAEENSPPEQRRPTKTLVQAGGRVSTAVLGDWVDPDGDPFFLRRATAAEPDSLSSTADGVVVFDEKGGAGADRTVSLEVSDGRDTAVGVLGIGVRAPGSVQLIADPFVVLATAGQEVRIDPLRHVRGGSGQVQLTAVPAKPDAQLTPDFDGGTFRFSSSAVRTHSLEYTVTDGISTTTGRVRVDVSAPPERDTTPITVPHTVFIRGGQPVDVDVLATDIDPTGGVLILTGLGEPKAEAEVQVEVVDHRILRVTLTGPLATGSSVFGYRVSNGLAEAVGEVTVVEVPQLESPQSPVAVPDKISARTGDVVDIAVLANDEHPDALPITLEPVLDQAPKAGLLFAAGDRLRYFAPDEPGEYEAVYRVTGPDGQWATATVQMSVREADPDTNTPPVPATVTARVLSGETVRIPVPLGGSDPEGDSVQLLGQGGTPDLGNVTAHGADWLEYEAGEYSAGTDTFEYEVVDALGARAVGTVRVGIAPRLDGARRPTAVNDVVEVRPGRTVAVRVLENDSDPDGGALTLKDVTATEGDAVAEIVDDRIEVELPPGEGEYGFTYTIENEQLGRASTFLKITAREDAPLARPEASDTVLTLSDILDEDVVDVPVLRNVFLADADVDDVVVGLVEGYDRGAEVRRDGSIRVQIEDRRRVIPFSVAHPEDPSIVSYAFIWVPGRDDALPQLRTDAPDVVVVSGDEVTLDLDDFVIAASGRPVKITDAATVRASHSDGADLVVDPVTLRYRSEEGYFGPASLSFTVTDGESAADPSARTGTIVIPIDVLPTEDQPPVFTGGVIDFEPGESKEIDLLKLTNYPYPAAQGELVYRLLPPPTEGFRFSLDGSDLTIEAEASASKTSRTVAIGVADDSGDGKPGRIELRVVPSTKPIARPAADTAIVQRGRTTTIDVLANDGPTNPFPDVPLRVVDVRGIDADSLPSGVSIEPSEDRSRLEVTVAPGAAPVNSTVQYEVADATGDAARNAWGLVTISVQDRPDAVTGARVTGFGDRSLDVVFGAGAFNNSPITGYEIQLVDAGTGEVASSSECAATTCTVVTPGNGQAEAVHVRIRARNGIGLSDPVDAPGPIWSDVVPPPPTGVRALPRDGYLRLEWAPVPAGSGSAIGSYVVTVAGVSTEVSAAAVCTATVCSTDSQPLENGSQVPITISARNQAFPALAVWTQAGASGTPFGPPIAGAISVSGDAAAGTVTVAWDAFGGNGDPIGGYFVQRLVDGASGVPAGAQACSVTSPAPGTVVAPSGGGTVAEVVHVGPGTTSVQFSGTATESTKYSFLVWGYNRAACANTEVVGTVVRPAPDAIRRVDSRMEMRTADTYDRFISDVSPGAWRYDIVAVDGNGTQIPGTQQSFDGSGWAQDLFARPFGETVRFQVRSCSIWGSCGPWSDVLPADARPSLTFALPSRAWNESTKTWSWTSAPENSGLPVAFTCGVDGDRNGKSAQTPTSCQVPEAKPGDRVWLDVEIADVVVRYQNR; this is encoded by the coding sequence ATGATGCTCCGGCTTCCCGACCTGACGCGACTCCCCAAGCCGCGATCCGCTGCCGTCACCGCCGCGGCGACCACCGCCGTGGTCGCACTCGTCGCGGGCGTCGCGATCGCGTCCGGCGGGTACGCCGCCCAACGGGTCGATCTCGGCGATGCCGCCGTGTGGGTCAGCAGCAACGAGTACCAGGCCATCGGCCGTGCGAACACGGCGCTGCTCGAACTGAATTCGGTCGTCGAGACGGGCTCGACCGGCACGGAGATCGTGCAGCAGGGCGCCACCGTGCTCGCGCTCGATCGTGCGCGGGCGACCGTGCGGATCGTCGATGCGACGACCTCGAGCCTCACCGAGACCGTCGCGGTCCCTCCCGACGACGCGACGCTCGCCCTCGCCGGTTCGCAGGTCGTCCTCACCTCCGACGGCGACGTCTGGACGACGCCCGTCGACCGGTTCGCGCAGTTCGACGCCGACACCGAGCCGATGCTCGCGTTCGGCACCGGATCGGTGACGTCGGTCGACCCCGACGGCACCCTCTTCGCCTACACGCCGTCGACCGGTGACGTCGCACGGGTCGACGCCGCCGAGGCCGAGACCGTGCGCACCCGCTGGCAGGCCGGGGCGGTCGCTCGCGACGCCGAGGTGCAGATCACGTCGGTCGCCGACCGCTGGGCCGTGTTCGACGAGGGCACCCGGACGCTCCACCTCGATCGAGGTCCGGTCGATCTCTCGGCGCTCATCGCCGCCAACGATTCCCCGGTGCTCCAACGCCCGTCGAGCAGCGGCGACGTCGTCGCGATCGCCACCCGCCAAGGCCTCATCACCGTCGGTCTCGACGGCGACGAGCCGCGCACCCGCGTCGACGAGGGGCTCGGACTGCCGGCTGCGCCGTACGTGCACGACGGATGCCTCTACGCGGCGTGGGCCAGGGGGGCCGTGTGGCGGTCCTGCACGGCGGGCGGCGACGAGGACCCCGTCGGACTGCCCTCGGCGACCTCGAGCGGTGACTACACCTACCTCGCCAACGGCGCCACCCTCGTGCTCAACGAACGGCGCACCGGCAAGACCTGGGCCGTCGGCGCCGAGTTCGGCCTCATCGACAACTGGGAGGCGCTCCTCGAGATCGAGCGCGACGAGGAGACGATCGAGCAGAACGACCCCGAGACGCCGCCGACGATCGAGAAGAGCCAGGTGCCGCCGGTCGCGGCCGACGACGAGTTCGGCGCGCGCCCGGGGCGGACGACGCAACTGCCGGTGCTGCTGAACGACTACGACGCCAACGGCGACGCCATGGTCGTCGATGCCGTCGACGGCGAACTGCCGGCTGGCGTCACCCTCGACCGCATCGCCGACAATCAGCAATTGCAGCTCGTGCTCGGCGACGAGGCATCCGGTGTCATCACCTTCGGCTACACGGTCGACGACGGCTTCGGCGGCACCGCCCACGCCACGGTGAGCGTGACCGTGCGCGACGCCGAAGAGAACTCGCCGCCCGAACAGCGACGGCCGACCAAGACCCTCGTGCAGGCGGGGGGCCGCGTCAGCACGGCGGTGCTCGGCGACTGGGTCGACCCCGACGGCGACCCGTTCTTCCTCAGGCGCGCCACAGCGGCCGAACCCGACTCGCTGTCGTCGACGGCCGACGGCGTGGTCGTGTTCGACGAGAAGGGCGGCGCCGGAGCCGACCGGACCGTCTCGCTCGAGGTGTCCGACGGGCGCGACACCGCCGTCGGCGTGCTCGGCATCGGCGTTCGCGCACCCGGCAGTGTGCAACTCATCGCCGACCCGTTCGTCGTGCTCGCGACCGCGGGGCAGGAGGTGCGCATCGACCCGCTGCGGCACGTGCGGGGCGGCTCGGGCCAGGTGCAGTTGACCGCCGTGCCCGCGAAGCCCGACGCGCAGCTGACGCCCGACTTCGACGGCGGGACCTTCCGATTCTCGAGCTCGGCCGTGCGGACGCATTCGCTCGAGTACACCGTGACCGACGGCATCTCGACGACGACGGGTCGAGTCCGGGTCGACGTCTCCGCTCCGCCCGAGCGCGACACCACGCCCATCACGGTTCCGCACACGGTGTTCATCAGGGGCGGCCAGCCCGTCGATGTCGACGTGCTCGCCACGGACATCGACCCTACCGGCGGCGTGCTGATCCTCACCGGTCTCGGCGAGCCGAAGGCGGAGGCGGAGGTGCAGGTCGAGGTCGTCGACCACCGCATCCTGCGCGTCACCCTCACCGGTCCACTCGCGACCGGATCGAGCGTGTTCGGCTACCGGGTCAGCAACGGCCTCGCCGAAGCGGTGGGCGAGGTGACGGTCGTCGAGGTGCCGCAGCTCGAGTCCCCGCAGTCGCCCGTCGCCGTGCCCGACAAGATCTCGGCACGCACCGGCGACGTGGTCGACATCGCGGTGCTGGCCAATGACGAGCATCCCGACGCATTGCCGATCACGCTCGAGCCGGTGCTCGACCAGGCGCCGAAGGCGGGCCTCCTCTTCGCCGCCGGAGACCGGCTCCGCTACTTCGCTCCCGACGAGCCGGGGGAGTACGAGGCGGTCTACCGCGTGACCGGCCCCGACGGTCAGTGGGCCACTGCGACGGTGCAGATGTCGGTGCGCGAGGCCGACCCCGACACCAACACCCCGCCGGTGCCGGCGACCGTCACCGCCAGGGTGCTCTCGGGAGAGACGGTGCGGATCCCCGTGCCGCTCGGCGGATCCGACCCCGAGGGCGACAGCGTGCAGCTGCTCGGCCAGGGCGGCACCCCCGACCTCGGCAATGTCACCGCCCACGGGGCCGACTGGCTCGAGTACGAGGCGGGGGAGTACTCCGCAGGCACCGACACCTTCGAGTACGAGGTCGTCGACGCGCTCGGCGCCCGAGCCGTGGGCACCGTCAGGGTCGGCATCGCACCGCGACTCGACGGAGCCCGCCGCCCGACGGCGGTCAACGACGTCGTCGAGGTGCGGCCGGGCCGCACCGTCGCCGTTCGCGTCCTCGAGAACGACTCCGACCCCGACGGCGGTGCGCTGACGCTGAAGGACGTCACTGCGACCGAGGGCGATGCCGTCGCCGAGATCGTCGACGATCGCATCGAGGTCGAGCTCCCTCCGGGCGAAGGGGAATACGGCTTCACCTACACCATCGAGAACGAGCAGCTCGGCCGCGCGTCGACCTTCCTCAAGATCACGGCGCGCGAGGACGCCCCGCTCGCACGCCCCGAGGCATCCGACACCGTGCTCACGCTGAGCGACATCCTCGACGAGGACGTCGTGGACGTCCCGGTGCTGCGCAACGTCTTCCTCGCCGACGCCGACGTCGACGATGTCGTCGTCGGACTCGTCGAGGGCTACGACCGGGGTGCCGAGGTGCGCCGCGACGGAAGCATCCGGGTCCAGATCGAAGACCGGCGGCGCGTCATCCCGTTCTCGGTGGCCCACCCCGAAGACCCCTCGATCGTCTCCTACGCGTTCATCTGGGTGCCCGGGCGCGACGATGCGCTGCCGCAGCTTCGAACCGATGCTCCCGACGTCGTCGTGGTGAGCGGAGACGAGGTGACGCTCGATCTCGACGACTTCGTCATCGCCGCGTCGGGCCGCCCGGTGAAGATCACGGATGCCGCGACCGTGCGGGCTTCGCACAGCGACGGCGCCGACCTGGTCGTCGACCCGGTCACCCTGCGGTACCGCAGCGAAGAGGGTTACTTCGGCCCGGCGTCGCTCTCGTTCACCGTCACCGACGGGGAGTCGGCCGCCGACCCCTCTGCGCGCACCGGGACCATCGTGATTCCGATCGACGTGCTGCCGACCGAGGATCAGCCGCCGGTGTTCACGGGCGGCGTCATCGACTTCGAGCCCGGGGAGTCGAAGGAGATCGACCTCCTGAAGCTCACGAACTACCCGTACCCGGCCGCCCAGGGTGAACTCGTCTACCGGCTGCTGCCGCCGCCGACGGAGGGGTTCCGCTTCTCGCTCGACGGCTCCGACCTCACGATCGAGGCTGAGGCATCGGCGTCCAAGACGTCCCGGACGGTCGCGATCGGCGTCGCCGACGACTCGGGCGACGGCAAGCCCGGGCGCATCGAGCTGCGCGTGGTGCCGTCGACGAAGCCGATCGCCAGGCCCGCGGCCGATACCGCGATCGTGCAGCGCGGACGGACGACGACGATCGACGTGCTCGCCAACGACGGGCCGACCAACCCGTTCCCCGACGTGCCGCTCCGCGTCGTCGATGTCCGCGGCATCGACGCGGACAGCCTCCCGAGCGGTGTCTCCATCGAGCCGAGCGAGGACCGGTCGCGACTCGAGGTGACGGTCGCGCCGGGAGCGGCTCCGGTGAACTCGACGGTGCAGTACGAGGTGGCCGACGCGACCGGCGATGCGGCACGCAACGCCTGGGGCCTCGTGACGATCTCGGTGCAGGACCGACCCGATGCCGTCACCGGCGCTCGGGTCACGGGCTTCGGAGATCGCAGCCTCGACGTCGTGTTCGGGGCGGGCGCCTTCAACAACTCTCCGATCACGGGCTACGAGATCCAGCTCGTCGACGCGGGCACGGGCGAGGTGGCGAGCTCGTCGGAGTGCGCCGCGACGACCTGCACGGTCGTGACGCCCGGCAACGGGCAGGCCGAGGCCGTGCACGTGCGGATCCGGGCGAGGAACGGGATCGGCCTCTCCGACCCGGTCGACGCACCGGGCCCGATCTGGTCGGACGTCGTCCCCCCGCCGCCCACCGGAGTGCGCGCACTCCCGCGCGACGGGTATCTCCGCCTCGAGTGGGCACCGGTACCCGCGGGATCCGGAAGCGCCATCGGATCGTACGTGGTCACCGTCGCCGGCGTCTCGACCGAGGTCTCCGCGGCGGCGGTGTGCACGGCGACCGTCTGCTCCACGGACTCGCAGCCGCTCGAGAACGGAAGCCAGGTGCCGATCACGATCAGTGCCAGGAACCAGGCCTTCCCGGCGCTCGCGGTCTGGACCCAGGCGGGCGCCAGCGGCACGCCGTTCGGGCCGCCGATCGCCGGCGCGATCTCCGTCAGCGGCGATGCGGCGGCCGGCACCGTCACCGTCGCCTGGGACGCGTTCGGCGGAAACGGGGACCCGATCGGCGGGTACTTCGTGCAACGCCTCGTCGACGGGGCCTCCGGGGTGCCCGCCGGGGCGCAGGCGTGCTCGGTCACCAGTCCCGCCCCCGGCACCGTCGTCGCGCCGTCGGGCGGCGGAACCGTCGCCGAGGTCGTGCACGTCGGCCCGGGCACGACCAGCGTGCAGTTCTCGGGGACGGCGACGGAGTCGACGAAATACTCGTTCCTCGTCTGGGGCTACAACCGGGCCGCGTGCGCGAATACGGAGGTGGTCGGCACCGTGGTGCGGCCCGCGCCCGACGCCATCCGGAGGGTCGACAGTCGCATGGAGATGCGCACCGCCGACACCTACGACCGCTTCATCTCGGACGTCTCTCCCGGAGCCTGGCGATACGACATCGTCGCGGTCGACGGCAACGGCACCCAGATCCCCGGCACGCAGCAGAGCTTCGACGGTTCAGGGTGGGCGCAGGACCTCTTCGCCAGGCCGTTCGGTGAAACGGTGCGGTTCCAGGTGCGGAGCTGCTCGATCTGGGGCAGCTGCGGTCCGTGGTCGGACGTGCTGCCGGCCGACGCCCGCCCGTCGCTGACGTTCGCGCTGCCGAGCCGGGCCTGGAACGAGAGCACGAAGACCTGGTCGTGGACGTCGGCGCCCGAGAACTCCGGACTTCCGGTGGCGTTCACCTGCGGCGTCGACGGCGACCGCAACGGCAAGTCGGCGCAGACCCCCACGAGCTGCCAGGTCCCCGAGGCCAAACCGGGCGACCGCGTCTGGTTGGATGTTGAGATCGCGGACGTCGTCGTCCGCTACCAGAACCGCTGA